The DNA sequence CGTTCACGTACGTGCTGGTGAACTGGAACCCGCACGGCCACATCCCGGAGGGCGTCTGGGACACGCCGCACTTCGACGTGCACTTCTACCTCAACGCCAACGCCGAGCGGCTCGCGATCCGGCCCGGCCCGTGCCCGGTGCTCACCCACTGCGACGACTACCGGCTCGCCAAGATCCTGCCGCCCGCCCGGTACATCCCGCCGGGGTACGAGGACGTGGACGCGGTCGAGCCCGCGATGGGCAACCACCTGATCGACCCGAGCAGCCCGGAGTTCCACGGCTCGCCGTTCACCCACACCTTCCTCTTCGGCGTCTACAACGGGGCGATCACCTTCTACGAGCCGATGGTGAATCTCACGTACTACGAGGGGCTGCGCGACGGTACGATCGCCGGTCGCTGCTTCCCGATCAAGCAGCCCGCGGCGTGGCAGCGCGGCGGCTGGTACCCGACGAGCTACTGCCTGCGCTACCGCGCCAACCGCGGCGAGCTCGTCACGTCGCTGGAGAACTTCGTCTACCGCAAGGCCACCTGACCACCCTGGTGGGGGGTGACCGGCCGGGCTCGCGCCGTGATGGGGATGGGCGGAGCGAGCCCGGCCGTTTTCGTCGTCGTCATGCCGAGGCCCGGGCCGGCTCGACCCGCGCGGTACGGCGGGGCATGGTGGCGATCGCGACGAGCCCGGCGGCGAGGTAGAGCACCGAGACGAGCACGGTCCGGGTGGGGTTGCCGCCCTCGGTGGCGAACACCGGCACGGTGTTGAACGCGAGGTTGGCCGAGGCGTGCATGAGCATCATCGCGAACACGCTGCCGCCGGTCGCGGCGAACAGCCGGGCGAAGATCATCGTGGCGCCGATGACCTGGAGCGTGAACAGCCAGAACTCCTGGTCGGCCTGCGCGGTCCCGGCCCGGAAGAACATCGGCAGGTGCCACAGCCCCCACAACGCGCCGTGGATCACGCACGCGGTGACCGGACGCCACCGGTCGAGCGCCCGGGACAGGGCGTAGCCGCGCCAGCCGAGGTCCTCGCCGATCGCGGCGATCCAGAACGTGGCGAGGGTCTGCGCGGTGGGCGCGACCAGCCAGGCCGCGGGAGCCGTACCGGACAGCAGGGCGTCGATCGCGACGGCGGTGAGCGGCACGGCGAACGGCACGGCGAGCGCGAGCAGGTACCAGCGCGGGCCGAAGCGCACCTTGACCGCCATGCCGAGGAGGCGACGCAGCTCCCGGCGGCCGCCGCGGACCGCGGCGAGCGCGCACGCGGTGAGCGCGGGGGCGAGGATCGCGGTCAGGCCGAGCAGCCCCTGGGTGTCGAGGTCGATGTCGAGGGTGCCGTTCTGGGCGAGGACCACCGGCACGTAGCAGGCCCAGGTGACCGCCGTGGCCAGCACGTAGAACCAGATCAGCCCGCGGATGTCGGCGCGTCGGGCGTCCCCTCTCAACACCGCTGTCATCACCGCCTCCTTTTTATTTCGGACGTCCGTCTTAGAACGCTACGATAGCGCCATGCCACGAGTGGTCGATCACCGGGCCCGCCGCGCCGAGATCGTCAACGCCGTCATCGAGCTGATCGCGACCGAGGGGGCGGAGGCGCTGACCGTGCGCAAGGCCGCCGCGGCCGCGGGCCTGTCGACGGGCGCCCTCGCGCACTACTTCGCCGACAAGGACGCGCTGCTCGCCGCCGCGTTCGCCGAGGTGGTGGCGCGCAGCGGGTTCCGCATCCGCACCCTGCCCGGCGACGCCGACCCCGCCGACCTGCTCTACCAGGCACTGCTCGCCCCGCTGCCGCTCAACGACGCCCGCCGTACCGAGTCGCGGGTCTGGCTCGCGTTCCTCGACCGGGCGCTGGTCCGCGAGGACGCCACCGAGCTGCTGCGCGAGGTCTACGCCGAGTGGCGCCGCCAGGTGAGCGGGATCATCGTGCGCGGGCAGCGCGAGGGCCGGTTCCGCGCCGACATCGACCCCGAGGCCACCGCCCACACCCTCACCGCGCTCGTCGACGGCCTCACCGTGCACGCGGTCTTCGACCCCGCCCGCCTCGACGCCGACGTGCTGCGCCGCCTCATCGACGCCCAGGTACGCTCCCTGCTCGCCGGCCCCGCTCGATGACCGGCACCACGGCGAGCAGGGCCACCGCGAGCCCGGCGATCGCCCCCGACGGCGGCCCGGCCAGGCCGTCGCCGTCGCGCACGATCCCCATGTAGTCGACGACGGGCACGCCGTTCACCGCCCCGTACCACAGCACCAGGTGGATGATCTGGAAGAGCCGGTGGGTACGGCTCAGCGTCCCCAGCGCCAGCGCGAACGCGGGGATGAACGGCACGGCGGCGCACCAGGCGGCCACCCCGGCCCGGTCGCCCGCGAGCACCATCCGGGCCAGCGGCACCGCCCCGGTCGCGGCGGCGACCGCGGCCCCGGCCGCCCACTCCGCCAGCACGCGGAGCCGCGCCGCCGGGTAGGCCGCGACCAGCGACTCGACCCCGTACTCGTGCCGCTGCGTGCCGAGCCGCGACCAGACGAGCACCGGCCAGATCCAGGCGACGGGGAGGACGAACCCGGCGACGGCGGGAGCGGGCGCGACCGCGGCGGCCAAACCGATCGCCAGCGCGCCGAGCCACCATCGCCGCGACACCCCATGCAGGAGGATGCGGAGCTCACCCGCGAAGAGCCGCCCCGCCGCGACGCCCCGCCGCGCCCCGGCGCCGGCGAGGGCCGGGCGGGGGACCGCCGGCGGCTCCGGGAACGCCGCCGCGGGCTCGGGCGCGGCGGGCGGCTCGGGGACGGGCGCGGCCCGGCGGGCCGGGTCGAACCGGCCGAACCACAGCGCGGGCAGCAGCGCGAGCAGCACCGCCACCGCGACCAGGGCGACCCGCCCGAGCACGAACGCGGCGTCCGGGTCGAACCCGCTCCACTCGAACGTGCGCAGCGGCCGGTCGCGGTAGGTGAGGCCGAGGCTGAACTCCTGACCGGACGGATCGATCCCCCGCGCGACCATCTCCTCGCGCATCGACACGGCCACCGGGTGCACCCCGATGCCGCCGAGCGGCGCGTGCGGTGACTGGCCGCCGAGCGCGATCGCCAGCCACACGACGAACCAGACGATGTTGCCCAGCCCGGCCCGCAGCGGCGGGATCGCCTCGAACAGCAGCGCCGCGGCCGCGGTGAGCGCCACCATCGGCAGCCCGATCAGCAGGAACGGCGTCACCAGCGCGACCGGGTCGACGGCCGTGGACTCGCCCCGGGCGAGCTGGACGACGAGCGCCGTCCCGGCGAGCACCCCGAGCATCGAGCCGAGCACGAGCAGGTTGCCGAGGAACTTCGCGGCGAAGTAGGCGGACGTGCGCAGCGGCGTCGCCGCCAGCACCTCGCCGACCCCCGACGCGGCGTCCCGGGCGATCGCGTTGCGCACGACGTAGAACCCGCCGAGGG is a window from the Thermopolyspora flexuosa genome containing:
- a CDS encoding CPBP family intramembrane glutamic endopeptidase, producing the protein MTAVLRGDARRADIRGLIWFYVLATAVTWACYVPVVLAQNGTLDIDLDTQGLLGLTAILAPALTACALAAVRGGRRELRRLLGMAVKVRFGPRWYLLALAVPFAVPLTAVAIDALLSGTAPAAWLVAPTAQTLATFWIAAIGEDLGWRGYALSRALDRWRPVTACVIHGALWGLWHLPMFFRAGTAQADQEFWLFTLQVIGATMIFARLFAATGGSVFAMMLMHASANLAFNTVPVFATEGGNPTRTVLVSVLYLAAGLVAIATMPRRTARVEPARASA
- a CDS encoding TetR/AcrR family transcriptional regulator → MPRVVDHRARRAEIVNAVIELIATEGAEALTVRKAAAAAGLSTGALAHYFADKDALLAAAFAEVVARSGFRIRTLPGDADPADLLYQALLAPLPLNDARRTESRVWLAFLDRALVREDATELLREVYAEWRRQVSGIIVRGQREGRFRADIDPEATAHTLTALVDGLTVHAVFDPARLDADVLRRLIDAQVRSLLAGPAR
- a CDS encoding ABC transporter permease, whose protein sequence is MTAKRAVARRGPARAVRTVAGLAAGDFRDRVRRPAYLVILAAAVGLGYLAVPEADSRWAVLNLGHYRGLYTSAYVGMATALAGAIWLTLGGFYVVRNAIARDAASGVGEVLAATPLRTSAYFAAKFLGNLLVLGSMLGVLAGTALVVQLARGESTAVDPVALVTPFLLIGLPMVALTAAAALLFEAIPPLRAGLGNIVWFVVWLAIALGGQSPHAPLGGIGVHPVAVSMREEMVARGIDPSGQEFSLGLTYRDRPLRTFEWSGFDPDAAFVLGRVALVAVAVLLALLPALWFGRFDPARRAAPVPEPPAAPEPAAAFPEPPAVPRPALAGAGARRGVAAGRLFAGELRILLHGVSRRWWLGALAIGLAAAVAPAPAVAGFVLPVAWIWPVLVWSRLGTQRHEYGVESLVAAYPAARLRVLAEWAAGAAVAAATGAVPLARMVLAGDRAGVAAWCAAVPFIPAFALALGTLSRTHRLFQIIHLVLWYGAVNGVPVVDYMGIVRDGDGLAGPPSGAIAGLAVALLAVVPVIERGRRAGSVPGRR